TAAGATTTACCTTATCTTGCCAAAGCCTATCAATGTATTACACTACAAGAGATAATTGAATTGCACTAGAAGTGTTGCTATTGAAAAAGTGATGCCTCCCTTTAGAATCCTGCTATAAGGATTTCAAATTTCCTAGCACCTTGACAAAGCTAGTTACTACCAACCTTAGGGAACACAAAATGTCAAGACATTTAGCTGGTCTGATTTACTGCTAAGTTGGGAAGCTGCTAAattttgctggtttaatatTTGCATCATCAACAAAGAATGACCTGCACCTCTAATGGGTGTGAAACTTGCTTTATCTCTACAAAGTCAATATACTGAGAGAACTGGACTGCAAAGAGAATTGACTGAAGACCATTGAACGTGAAACTCCAAAATAATGGTTATCTCTATCTAGGTAGGCAATGAATATTCTGCAAATGATACCATAACCAGAGGTGCACTTTCTTTGACATATAATAGATATCACAGTATCTACGAGAAGAGGAAATGGTAATTGGCAATTTCATCTGGATTCCAAATTTTGGTTGTCTGCTTGATATTATACAAAGTTTGCAAaaagttggaaatgaatcccATATGAGATTTAATAGAAAACTGAAGGCTGAATAAACATGGACTTGAAAGGCATCAAACAAGTCTCATTTAGCCAGACCAATATCCTTATTGTTAGCTTCTTGTCTAAAGCTTGTTAAACACACAAACAGCATTTAAAGTTTCATCTCAAGTAAAACAGATCCCTACTGCAACATAGCAACTATATGTAACACAGAAATCCGTGAATCCTAAAGGACCACGTGAACCTAATAGAAATGGACATATTGCCAACTCTGGGAGAAACTTCAACGAACAAAAGCAATAGTGTCACAAGGACTCAAATTAGTAGACCCTCTGTCAAAAGATATCAAATCTATAGCAGCACATATACATGCTAGCAACTCCATAAATAAAGAACAAAATAGAAGTAACAAAGAACAATCAATCAAACTCACTTGCATCTTATTTTTGACACTGAAGAATCCATCTGCATCAGCTACAACAGTAGGCTTTGATGCACCAACAGCCATAATAGCACCCTAAACATTTACAAACAAGGGTAATGGTAATAGGTTTTGCATTATACAAATAACGTTAGACGAGAACAAAACGGCTAGATTTGATAGCTAACCTGTCCTGGAGGAAGAATAGCATCAAATCGATCCACTCCAAACATGCCCAAATTCGACAGTGTGAAAGTCCCTATACTCAAAAGCAATCAACCCAATTTATCAGAATCCCCAATAGAGCATTTGAAAAACCACAACACTGAAGTTAAAAATACCTGAATTATATTCTTGTGGCTGAAGCTGCTTAGCTCTAGCCTTCTCTACCAATTCCTTCCACTTTTGTGATAACAAGTAAAGATCCAACTACATCATCACAGCTAAATCATTTTAACTAGCAGCTTCATGAATTATTCAACATTTCTTCCAGCTGAATGCTTATAACTAATCAGAACAACGATAGCATTGGTAACCGTCTTATTATCAGTACCTTGTCAGCATCTTGCAGAACAGGGGTGATCAATCCACCATTAATTGCAACAGCAACTGCGATGTTTATATTACTATTGTATGTAAAACTCTTCCCGTCTTTACAAGTAGAATTCACAACCGGATGCTGGACCAATGCCATTGCCGCAGCTTTAGCCAGCAATGCAGTCATAGTAACGCCCTTTTTCTTAACCtgatattaataaaatttaaatcttTCTCAAATCCCAGAATTCTAATTACCACAAACCCAACAAGCTCTTGAGTTTCACCACAATTTactgaaaaataacaaaaaccaattcaaaataagaaaatcccgTAATGTACCTTCTCATATAGGGCATCAAGAGCATCCGTATTGATAGGATATCCAACCCGGAAAGTTGGCACCGTGAGACTCTCCACCATATTCTTTGAGACGGCAGCCTGCATTGTCGTAAACGGCACCACCGTTGCCCCAGGAATCTCTGACAAGGTCGCTGGAGACGCAGAAGGTGCTTTCACTGGAGCTGCTGCCGCAGCAGCAGCCACTGGAGCCGCAACTGGTGTGGGACTCTTGGCCGGTGCAATTCCAGCAGCTTTCTCCACATCCTCTGGCGTAATCCGCCCATACGGTCCCGTCCCAATTACCTTTTCAATATCCACCTTATGCTGCTTCGCCAACTTCTTCGCAAAAGGCGTCGCCACAGTCTTCCTCGGCCCATCCgccggaggaggaggaggaggaggagctgGAGTTTCAGCTTTTGATGCTGACGAAGCAGGAGGGGCAGCTGAGGATGGAGATTTTGACTGGGCTTTAGCTTTAGCTTCAGCAATCTCTTCCTCCGTCTCGGCCAAGAGACCAATCGGGGCACCCACGGGAGCCGTTTCGCCTTCATTAACAACAATGGCGGCCAAGATCCCATCATAAAAAGTTTCGACGTCCATGTCGGCTTTATCAGATTCGACTACCACGACGGACTCGCCTTTGGACAAGACATCTCCCTCGGATTTAACCCAGGAAACAATTTTTCCCTCAGTCATGGTGGAGCTGAGAGCCGGCATGAAGATCTCCCGGATCTTGGATTGAATGGCCGGGACTACTGACTTTTGAAGCTTGCCCTGCTGCGGCTTTAATGGCAGAGACGAGAGACGTTGGATTTGGGAAGTTGTGGACAGTGATGAGGAGAATGAGAGGGATGCCATTTTCTCGATGAATTCTCAGAAATGGGACGTTCGATTTTGTGATTCAGGGAATGAAGGCGATGTATTTGTGAAAATGTCTGAATAGATTTAGCAAAAAGAAAATGAGTGAAATTGGTGATGGGAAAGGAGGAGGACGCGACGGAGAAGACGAGGAAGAGTTAGTTGATGTTAGCTTCGGATAGTCCGACGGGGAGTTTGAGTGTAAAACATGGGGCCCCGCCAAAAATGCTGCGGATGTCACTATGCTCACTAACTACCAAGTCCGGCTCGTTGGGCTGATTTGGCAAAAGAATTCTCCAGTTCAAGCGCAGTTTAGTTTAGGACAGCAGTCGATCAAATTCAAATATCCAGTAATCGATTTCCTGGATTGAATTTTGCACCAAAGTCATTGAATGAAACGGCTTGGTTTTAATTTTTAGGGTAAAGAAACTTCGGAAGCTCTAAACTATTGTTGTTGGCTATTTTTGGCCCATCATCTAAATTTTATTTTCGATTGACCCTTAAACAATTAAAACAGCATACTTTAAGGACTTTTGATAATTTTAGACATAAATTTGGTCAGATTTAAAGGACATTTTTGTCCATTAACAACTGAAGCATCGAGGTTGACATCGAAAATCCTAAAAAAAGTCAATCCTTTAATTTCTTAATCACATCATTAGATTTTCTTTacaaaaactttgaaaattgaGTTTTACCCACGAGAAAAAAGCTTTGCACCATGCCTCGAATATGGTGTTTTTTCAGATCATTTAAAAACTTCACTGTCAAAATCTTTTGGGTAAAACTCAATTTTGAAAGGATTTGTAAAGAAAAATCTAATAGTGTGCTTACGAAGTCGAAGGGTTATctctttttagggttttttatGTTGGTCCCGAGACTTCAATTACGAAttgacaaaaatgccctttaaatccggccaaatttaTGCCTAACGTCACTGGAAATCCTTAAAGTATGCAATTTTAATTGTTCAAGGGTCAATCGGAAACAAAATTTGGATTAGGGACCAAAAATAAACAAGGGCAATAATATAAAGGCTCCCTAGGttttttattctaatttttATAGTAGACCAACTCCTGTTTGCATTTCTAAACTTCTATCACTTTTTCACTGTGCATcccaaattttaattttagacGCTTGATACTTCAAATTCTCAATTTTAGACATTTTGTATCCTAAATCCTCAAGCTAGTCCTATTAAATCCAATAAGTGACAAGGTTAGCATAATCAACGAAATAAAAGACGGTGCATATTAATAAAAATGTACCATTTTATTCTAACCGCAATCCCTTCACTCATTCTAACAATTTTCA
This portion of the Coffea eugenioides isolate CCC68of chromosome 11, Ceug_1.0, whole genome shotgun sequence genome encodes:
- the LOC113753807 gene encoding dihydrolipoyllysine-residue acetyltransferase component 4 of pyruvate dehydrogenase complex, chloroplastic, coding for MASLSFSSSLSTTSQIQRLSSLPLKPQQGKLQKSVVPAIQSKIREIFMPALSSTMTEGKIVSWVKSEGDVLSKGESVVVVESDKADMDVETFYDGILAAIVVNEGETAPVGAPIGLLAETEEEIAEAKAKAQSKSPSSAAPPASSASKAETPAPPPPPPPADGPRKTVATPFAKKLAKQHKVDIEKVIGTGPYGRITPEDVEKAAGIAPAKSPTPVAAPVAAAAAAAPVKAPSASPATLSEIPGATVVPFTTMQAAVSKNMVESLTVPTFRVGYPINTDALDALYEKVKKKGVTMTALLAKAAAMALVQHPVVNSTCKDGKSFTYNSNINIAVAVAINGGLITPVLQDADKLDLYLLSQKWKELVEKARAKQLQPQEYNSGTFTLSNLGMFGVDRFDAILPPGQGAIMAVGASKPTVVADADGFFSVKNKMQVNVTADHRIIYGADLAAFLQTFSKIIENPDSLTL